The following is a genomic window from Anopheles aquasalis chromosome 3, idAnoAquaMG_Q_19, whole genome shotgun sequence.
ACATCGCTCTACGTTCGCGGCTTAAAAGCGCCATAGTtgaaaggagcaaaaaaggtGTAAATGGCAACAGAATTGGGAccaaatattgattttctgGGCCTGTCTGGGGCGTTTAAGTACTGGAGGGGCACATTATTCATTTTGACAATTGGAGCCGATTTTTTCTTTCAGTGCGAGAACATGCGAGACGTTGGGTATTAAATATTGGGCACAGGtgatggagagcgagagagagagagagcttgtaCAATTTACGTCACAAAAGCGCGATCGCGTGATCGTGGGAACGTGAACTTCACACTCCATGGATGGTTCGTACCTGATCTACCACCAAAGAGAGTGATCCTCGGAACAGATGCGCGTATCCATCCCCGGTGGCGGATGCACGCTAGAACAAAACTGTATCAAAGCTTCATTTACGCCTTAATCTTGATATCAAACCGATCAGATCACACCGATCGTGGAACACCCGGCGCGCGAGATGGCCAGCGCAAACCGGCAGCAGTCGGTAAGCGGTACCGAACCGAGTtagaccgaacgaacgaacgaacgaaaacaactTGAAATCCTGCCCAACACAAACAGTCTTACCGTCGCGTTCAAGTACTCCAATTTCCATAAACGTTTAACCAGCAGCAATGGAGAATGGTAAATGAGCCATATGTTACAGTTCCACCGGCGAGCGCAACGTATCGCCTAGAGTCAAGCCACTCGAACCGCTCGCACTAATAAGAAGCACCTCAAGCGGTAATGTAGAAGCTTACCCATGGAACCATACCATCCAAGCTCTTCTACCAGACCCGCGAGGAGCGCGAGGTGTTTGTCTTCTGCTTCTACAGAAGAAAAAAGTTCTACTTCAAAAAACCCTGGTGTGCCTGGGCGGAACTTGAGGCAATATTGAGCAGCTTGTAGGTGGCTGCCTCCGCCTGGTCCATCCTCACCCGGGGGACGAGAACCGCTTAAGGAAATTGAACTCCTCGAGCAATCACAACAGACGCAAACACTTGATCCAGTGAGTAGTGAGTCCAGCTGTAGCCGTAGCTCCTACCGGACTGTGCGGCACTCTCCGTCCGCAGCCCAGCACTCCTAGAGCTGACGGACCATACGCCGAGCGTATGTTTGAAAAAGCTCCGGAACTCCCCCCCGGTACGCCACTCGATGTCAGACAATTGCAACGTAATGGTAGCACTTTATAGCGCTTTAAAATCAAGCACACTAGCACACCACGGTAGGAATTGTTATGATTACGCCCGATCGAGGGCTCGTAGAGCTGCCCTCTCGATTgctttggcaaacaaaacgcgatggcggcggcgacggcggtccACAATGCATGGCGAGGGTGCGCTGGGCACACCATAAGGTAGCCGACTAGCTACCGATGGTTAAGACAAACAAGGCCGcgttctttcgttttcttctcttgTTCCACCACCCATTCAACAGCACTGCTCTTCGggttttgaggtttttgtCAATAGGTTCGTTTATTTTTGGATGCGCTGCGGGAGACTTGGTCCATGGTGCGAGGTTCTTCTAGTGTACGGTGGACGGTTTTAACGCATCTTGTTCAAAAACGGAGCAATCGAGCTGAGATCCTCACAGTCCGGTATGGTTTTGCCCTTGAACTGGACGCACGCTTCCGCGCAGAGGTGCCCCTCGAAGAATGCACCGTACATCTTCTTGCACTGCGCACAGTTGGTGATGCAGATGCCGATGATGTCATACCCACCCATCAGCTCTACCGACCGGGCGGAAACGAAAAATTGTTACACCTGTTGTTGTGCGcgcatttcatttgctttcactACTGCTTACCAATTTGCGGATTCGCTTCCACGGGCAGACTAGCGATGGCCAGCAacgccacacagacaccgatGAAGCAGAGTCGCGCCGGGAACATGTTCTACCAAGATATTCCTACGGTTATCCTACGCCTTGACTGAGAACTGAACTGtgatgaggtggtggtggtggtaagtttgcttgtttgctcgCTTGCAAATGCCGCTTGTGACTATGCTCTTCCAATTTCGATGAAGCTGCTTTTATACAAATCTCATCTGGATTCCGATGACGTCCAAGACAGCAAATCCATATCCTGCCACAAAACAGTATCCCATCCAATCGAAGATAATTCAATTGTTACCATTAGCACGCCGACAAGAAAATCCACATTGATCCACCAAGCGACAGGTCGACCAAGGCACCAAGACGTCTGATTGTCCTGCTGCCAAGGGCGGAAGCCGGAGGTAGGTTCCGCTGAGTGATTACCGGACACTGTCGGCTGCCCAGGGCTGACGGCCAGTCAGTGCAGTCGCTGTGATTTGTGGGCCCATCCCGTCAGTTAGTGTTTGACCATCATTTGAATAACCAAACTTGCGCCACAACTCTTCCAACCGAGTTTTCTCGTTATTTTGGAGCGCAGGGCGCACCGAAGTCTCGCGGGAGCGaatcagcccccccccccgtcttGTCCACCTTTTATTGGGACCTCTACCTGTCCTGTCCACCGGTCGCAAACTACGGCAGACATACCGGCAGCATAAATATTTGGACGCTGGACGAGCTAACAAAACAGAAGCAGCGAGGCTTCCACGAATCTGTACAAATTGTAACAGTCAACAGAAAGGAGGACGGTGGCGGAGATAGCACATCGGTCAAGCCTGGGAGATTTAAAGTGTTCGGCAGCGGGAGCGCAAATATGGTTTGTCGTTTGAAATTCATCGCCGGACCAGCCAGGCGAGGGGCAAACGGGAAatcaccaaaccgaaaccgaacgccaTCGGTCCAGCCCCCCTCCGCATTGCGGGGATATAGTTCGGACGTATCGCGGTGGCTGcgtgtttgacgtttcggtgaCGATCCTGCTACCACCACGAACACGGCCGTGTGCTCTATGTGGCTGGTGGCTTGAATTCcagtggtgtttttttttccttttggaaTGTTCAGTTGAATTATTAATGATTTCCAAACCACCTACTGTAAAGCGGATTGTGTTTGCTcacagcgttttttttctctctctctctctctctcttctgtccAGCAGTCATCACGGGCGAACACAATACGCGGTGCTGTGTGCATGTTTTCTTTGGACCAAGGTGCTAGTTTTGGAGCTTTTATGAAGCTTCCCTCACCTCACCATATAGGTGCGCATAACGGTCTCACGAGGGTGTTACGATGAGGTGGCGCGAGATGGTAGCCGGGTAGTAGTCTGGATACCCTTTTGCTGCATTAGAGTAgaagcagtagtagtagttgcaCAATCCCAATCGACAATTCACTTCATCTTTagctttttattttgttgaatGCTGAAAACTATTTCACGATATGTTACATTTAAAAAACACAATGGTGTCCAGCAATCATCAAAACAGTCAACCGAACATGATACTTGAGAGTTTCAAAGAAAGTGTCAACGTGAAAGTGATAACCATTATGTATTTCATAAAagttaaaacatttttttttgcttcttcgatATACGGAATCGTGGAGTGTACTATCCGAAAATatattttgatttcgtttaaAATTAGTGTTTGAAATAGCTTTTCCAAATCACCCAATGCGTACTACATTCATTATTTCATTGTAACTCTTCGCAagacatttaaaaaaagaccAAATCAACTCGCTTTGACTATCGAGCTATGCTGGTGCGCATCTTCTTACAAAGAAATCAAATTCATTTAATATCTTGTGCCAATGTTGCTGCAAGATCGCAAATCAtaatttaaggggggacttcggtatttaatttttatttgtgatacatttttttaacatttttccctgaaaactgatcctttcaagaacattgtgtaaaatttttggaacaatcgaagcaaaagtgACGAAGctatagatttttgaatatcAACGTTTCTTACAAGGCTCCCTgctgctcgctactttgaagcgcgtttcccaaaaccaacgtttttaaagtcggtgtccatcgtaccgtaaaaactactgggctgatcgatttgaaatttttaacacataatctgcgcactttttgccaggtaaccacgtcgagagatcattgaaattgtttatcctttttataaaaacaattctgtaaagctcgtttcttttttgcagaatcgcaaaaagcatcactttttcaagttaaaaaatctgccaaaaatcgaaaaacaggaatatcaacaaaaactctccgcggttacctagataaacttattacctttctaacgaatatcgatttgtatgtttcagatgatccgtcatgtcgctacgatggacaccgtaaaaagtaacttttcgtcgacacgcctactaaaattggaaacatggaatagtttgtacatgaatgttgctcaaaactatatcaaatattcttcaaaagttgtagattaatatgccatttatttgcataaataaagttgaatggttacgccacaaaaaatcatcaaaaaagggccttttttggcccgaaaatatcgaagtccccccttaagtgcTTTATAGCCGTTGAGCATTCCTTCATGATGCGATCATTCGGTTTCTTAGCCAATATTTCCACAgtaaaataaaagtaaattgAAAGTATCGATTCATTTGTTCCTCCTGATTAGAAGCTCAAGGCTGGTGgagtctttgaagacgaacaaTTTtgattaaggggggacttcggtaattTGTGGCCAAACAAAGGCAtatttttgtagattttttgtgctgaaaccattcaacttatttcTCTCAAGTGGAAGACATATTAatcaacaacttttgaagaatatttagttttactaaaggaaagatttattaaatACTTCATCAATGGcataaaatttatgaaggtcCATCTGCGACAAGGaactttttgcggtgcccaccgtagctgcgtgatgaatcatcaaaaaaatacaaattgatactcgtttgaaagaatATAAATTTATCCTACTAGCCACGTCAAGTGCCCGTgctgaatttcttatttttccatttttggctgatttttgaagttgaaaaagtgatgctttttgcgattctgccaaaaaaaatgaattttacataattgtttacaaaaaagtataatcaattttcataaaatctcgacgggactacctggcaaatagtgaacagattatgtgttaaaaatttcaaatcgatcggcccagtagtttttacggtacgatgggcatcgactttgaaaacgttggttttgggaaacgctcttcaaagtagcgaactgCATGAAGCCTACTATGTAACGCAGGTTTTCAAAAAACTGTATCTTTGTTattttttcctcgattgatccaaaaaaattacataatGTTCTTTAGAgcatcagcatttagggaaatatgttaaaaatatgtgtcacaaataaaaattgaataccgaagcccccccttcaTACAATATTAATACAATATTGAGCATATTTTCGAGCTGTTGTCGTTAACATGATCAAGAATTAGGATTATGCTAATGTGGTATCAATTTAATTCTGAACTATGATGATTTTTTAGTAGACAAGAACTGAAAGACTCAAACTGGattatgaataaataattatgAAGATAAATCTGATATTCTATTCGTCATTCTACTGGCAAAACATGGTTAAGATGTGTTATCGTCTTGCTGTGTTTTGTAACTCTGCAAAGATCCCTTTCCCTAATTTCTTTCAGCACTTCAAACAATCAATATTCCTCTACACACATCCAATACGATGAAAAGATTATATTTTATTGAACATGCATGACCCTAAAACCCTAACTCATAACGCTACACGATCTAGAACACTGACTTTGGCGACAGAAGTGTGTTCAAAAACGGTGCTATATACGCTGTGTCTTCGCAATCCGGAATGGTTTTACCGCGATACTTGATGCAGGACTCGGCACATCGTTGCCCTTCAAAGTACTCTCCGTACAGCTTCTTGCACTGGGCGCAGTTGTTCACACAAAGTCCAAACAGCTCGTAGCCACCGAGAATATCTGAAAAAGAAACAGTGGAAACTCTTGCTAGTGTGAACGGTACCGGAGGAACGCTGATGTTCTATTACCTATTTGAGGCGTGGCGGTGACGCTGGTCCCGATGGCTATCAAGCTGGCCACTAACAGAAGCTTGGCGGCAAACATCTTTAGCGTATCACTCTCCTAAGGTTCGGTTGAGTCAATGTCAGGTCCGGAATGCCCGCTCCTTTTCTTTATATATATTCGAAGTCCACGATTCGAAGGACATGTGGAAATTGTAACCTAATTTCGGTTTTCCGCTTGCCAGCAGGCATGCCATTAACGTGCTTATTCAATTTGTCTGAGATCCTGACCAGTAACCAACCGTAGATATAGCGTTGTCTGTCGTCATTTCTCTTACTTTAATGAAGCAGAATAGTTACTGCGGGGAGTCTGTCTGGCGAATTCAAGGACACGTCTGCAACATACCATCGGTAACacaataaattgaattgatatTGAACTGTATAGGAAACGCTCTGAGATTGTTTCGTACCCAAGTGGTGaacattgttttatgtttaagCTCCAGTAAGATGAGTAGAGCGATGAGTGTCATGATCTAAATTCTTGCAGCATGCtcgaaacaaaatcaaatcaaacaactaATCATCCCACAATTTAAGCATACGACAAGTTGGGCTTCCTTCCTCCAGGTTAAAACGCGCTTCACCATATTGTTGCCGCACACAGAATCTAGTAGAAAGTTTGCtccggtcgcggtcgcggaaGTATCTTGGCGAGTGTCCAGGCACCAGGCGAGGGCAGCGTACGTCATAGCACGCCTGCGCGATTCTCGCACGCGGCGACGTGTTATGCTGTATGTGAGAGAGGTCAAAAGTTTAGCTATCGGGCGCGGGCGCGTCGCTGCGGAATGTTTGAAATGAATTTCCAATTCGATTTAGTTCTCCGGCGGGTGAAATACACCatcgtggtcgcggtcgcggtcgcagCCGGCGGAACCGGGCGAACTAGCTAGCCACCCACTTCAcccttttccatccatccatcccaacACTCCCCCCGGTCCAGGTTGCCGGCCAGTACCAACGTGTAATAACCGTATATAATGTTCCCGGGTTCCCTGATCACTTCAGTGCTCAGTGGCCTATGACTCGCTTTTCGTCCGCCCGGACGTTCAGATCGCCGCTGCCAAGGGTCTCtgctgccatcgccatcgccatcgccaacgcTATCCAAATCCCAACCCCAAACACATGGGCGTCGATGTAACACACCCCCTTCCGCATCCAcatcggtcgtcggtcgtgaTCACTTGTTCGCATGTTGcttgcgtctctctctctctctcgctctctctctcgttcttcgctctttatttgccattttttccatCAAGCCTCCCCCGCGTCTACTGTCTACTTGATCACCTCTCAACCACCACCTCAAATCTCGACCGGCTGGCCGGGCGGAGCGGCTGAACTTGAACTTCGCGATGCTTCACCCTTTAAGGGTTGCAGTGGATCCAAACCATCAGCAGGCATTGCGGTGCCCAAGATATAAATAATACGGTAAagcaaaaggggggaagggggtggcgaAGGGGGAGACTGGGACTCTGTTTTCATACACCCAGCGTGCCCTTATGTGTGACGCTATGAATGGACAGTCAGAGGGCAGGAATCGTAACAAATCTCTGTTGAATTTTGTGGGAACTGTCTGGCGTAAGATTAACTAGTGCGATGTGTGCGAACGCACCACCAAGTTGGCCAAGTGTgtctgggtggtggtggtggtggtgggtggtgggcggATCGGAGAATCACTCGGGGGGCGGCAAAATGAGAACGAGATGGCGAAGCAGCATTCGAAAGCATTCGAACACTACGGCGCGCCTTtggattgcgttgcgttgcttttACTTTTACGGCTCGCGCGCATTCGAGGCGTTGCAAAATAAATGAACACCTTTTTGAACGAGATCTTCATTTCAAATCATTTGGCGGCAAGAGTCCCTGGTCCCAGGTGGGCCACTCTTCAGCTGGTGCGcttggtttcgatttcgattgccCTTTGAGGCCTCTCTCGCCCCGAGATGTCGATCCTCAACCGGCATGTGTATCAATATTTGCCGAGCGCCCGCGTGTTTGTCGCCAGGTGATTAAGATCGGAAACACTTGatcgaatttcaattaatctgCAAACATGGCCACCGGGCTTGGTAAACATGTTTTTAATCCTCTCGAGCATCGCCTTCACCGCTCGTGTGTTATTCTAGCACTCTATATCGCGGTAAGGCAAACAGCCACACTGGTTCCACCGAACCAAAGCGTGGCCTCCTGGCCAAGGGGCACCTAATTTGGAAAACGATAACCAGCTTCGCTAAAGCTCCTGCCAGTAACTTGATATTCGTTTTTTTCAATCCATCCACCAAGTTGGAAAAAAGGCATCGATAATCGATTTTTCGCGTAAAGTATGAAAAGGAAACTTTGTTCGATAGGACGAATGAGTCTTGAGTATACCATCCAATATCCAATATTCCACTTTGAAGACCACCAGTGAACCTTGATTTAAAAGTCTAATACCATTTATACAGCTGCTTTGAACTGTCCATTTTTTTAAGCtcatttatttgatttcattgAACAAACGCTACTAAATCATCCGAATTCGAGAGTAACTTCTTCAGAGTAGTTCAGTTAGAGAGTATCTTATCTAAATTATCTTCAGTCAGAGAGTATCTTAGTAAATTATTACTAGTTTCGAGATTAAAGCTTAGCTACTTGGGAATTCAATACATCACTGTAAAGGATCAACAATAATTGAAAGCTATCagcaattttctttttgtttaatcATTTTCAGTTAAAATAATCGGTTTTTAGcagttttttctttattttgcaattttctttACTTGCTGCAAATGGTTTAAGCCACActcataaatataaaaaagttTATAATTTGAAGATATTACGTCTATCTCGTGCGATACCTTTCATCCGCATGACAAAATACATTtagatttaaattttctttgttttttactCAAACATTTCAAACAGTTATTTTTCAATGTCTCGGTACTAAGTGCTCCTGACCAAATTTCTACTTGCGTGGACTGCTTCTAAACCATTCTTGACAGATAGGCTATCTCTAAATAATAAGtttatacatttttaaatACCATACTTTTAAAATATTATGTGAATAGCAAATTGTGGTATTTCCTTACTCTACCAATActtttttcgttattttgcTTAATTGATCTTCAAAATACTTTCGGTACTAATGGTGATCAAGCATGGCCATTGGCCATAGCAAGTTTGAAGTGTTTAAAAGATGTTTGTTACTTAATTGAAATTGGTTTGTTGATCGGATTTAAATAGTCATCCTTCTGATGTTCATCAAACAGATACGGGTACTGTTCACTGTATCCAGCGCAGACTGTTTTAATACAAAACTGGTATCTACAACCTTCACGGTCAACGAAATCACTGCCTTTTTGCTTCCCTCATGCTCGCTATGTATACTTTCAACAATATCCGTTCAGTACAGGCAGTACGAAATTCGCATCAAATTTGTGCAAATATTAACAAAACCAATTTTTACCGCACTCCAAACCGCGCGCGTTGCTGGCCACTGTACCAACACTTTACCTACGCGGGTGTTGGTTCACaaatatagttttttttttaatttttctagAGTTTATCGGCCATTTGACCTTCGAGCAACACCATAAAAGTCAGTCGCCGGACGAACCctaaccaaaaacccatcttCTTTCCAAACCAATATCGACAGCATCtttttttgctcgttttgAAAGCGATGCCTCAGTTTTCCTCGCAGAAATCAGTGCGAAACAGTTCCGGGCAGCATGGTTTTTTTccaatcttttttttattcattgtAAAACATCGCCAAAGAGGTAGTTAATTTGTTCGGCACGTTCTCAAATGccagttctttttttgtggcatAATGTGTGTCCCCTATTTATTGTCGTCTGCGAAGCGACATGCTGTAAAACGGTTTGTTAGTGTCCTGTTCGTGTGTAACTCATTTTACGATTTGCAAATATTGGATCGAACGGTGACACGAgcatttttccaccaaagcGGGCTCCATCCTGGCCATACCGTGCGCACCGTGCCATAAAAGGGcaattgtttggtttgctaAAAAATCGAGCACATCCCGAGCCGATGTGTGCCgctgtttattttttaaatttcaaatgtTTACAGCTTCACTTTCTACGTTGGCTTTTTTATaactttgcaaaaaaaaaacagaatgttgcaaagcaaagcaagggtcttccagcagcataaaaaagtgaAGCGATAAAACACACAGCTAAATTGGTAAAACAATGCCAGAAATCCCAATGACCCGCCCCAGACCTCCGATGCCTTTCGCCTAGCGTCGCTACCTGATTGAAGTGTAGCCCGTtcaaaaaaggtgaaacaacCAAGCCGCCGTATGGAGAATGAACGAGCGGACCGGTGAGGTGATGGCTGTTACCTGTTGCCCTAGGTGCACACCATGAGGCAGGGCCCCGGGCCCGGTGAAAGGAGAATGAACTTCATACATCACATCATGAGCAGATAAATGTCGGCTACCATCTTTTTTCTTCGGTCAATACCGTTCCTCCTTCCGGGTAAGCTAACTGTCCATCCGTCTGCAGCTTAGAGATATGCAGATATTTggccggttcgatcgatcatcaaaGGAATCTTCGAGGTACGTCACGGAACCAGGAGTTACCCGAGCCGCCCAGGCCAAATGTATGCGttagaaggaggaggaggaggagaagaggaatTATGTTCTAATTATATCTTTTCTTTATAATAATCGCTCCCTGATAGGTATGGTAACGCCTGGTGAAAAAAATCGGATGGGGTGAATAAGGATAGGTGAAGGAGTTATTTGTAAATGATCAGAACGAATGAACGATCAGACAAAGGGATATTTTGTCTGTGAACTTTAATGCTCGGTTAATTTCAGCAGTTCATAgaaattataaataatttttacattgaaaataattaatgcaGACAATATTACCATCATTTTAAAATACTGTGGTCCTATTACATGAAATAAGCATTAGATCATCTCTTGGCATTTTTACTCCTATAAGCTTAGAGTATTCGTTATAATTCATTAATGTTATGTTAACTGACCCATACACTAAGCAATCTTAAGCATTTAGTAACATATACCCTACAAAAGGAATTTAATGCTAAGTTGTTGCGTATCTTTAGATGTCATAGAGGAGCATTGAAGATACGATATTGCAGTAGAATTGTGGTGCTACTCTTTATTAGGAGTTCATATAAATGTGTTGAATATCACAGATAGCCTTGAAAAGctataatttattttaaaatgtcTACATCTGTAGTGAAATCAGAATATCACCTATCGCATCTGAATGGTTCACCAGCTAATCTGCTTAGAAACATAGACACCAGAAATGCTAGCATAGATTTTAACCCGCAAATTCTCTTCGGCACCATGCAAAGTCCAGCAGCCCTTGCCTGGTGATCATGAGTGCaataaagtaataaaatattcTAAACTAGCAAAAAACGGACCTCACACTGACCGCTCTCACTGACCCTTTGTCATTTCTCAATCACCACTAGAGCTCGCCAAGTTCCCAGCCCAAACCGAAGGGGAAACCGAATCGAATTGGAACGCAGGCTGGACATTCACAGGCCGGGAATAGCCCGGGTCAAATGCCCCGGAGTCCTTTCGACTGACCGGTCTAGTTCGTTAAGCAACCGCTgtgacagtggcagcagcagcagcagcagcagtagagttcataaattaaaaactCGGGCATCTCGGGCATCTTGGGCTTGTGTCCT
Proteins encoded in this region:
- the LOC126578201 gene encoding eclosion hormone-like, whose product is MFPARLCFIGVCVALLAIASLPVEANPQIELMGGYDIIGICITNCAQCKKMYGAFFEGHLCAEACVQFKGKTIPDCEDLSSIAPFLNKMR
- the LOC126576552 gene encoding eclosion hormone-like, translating into MAMAMAAETLGSGDLNVRADEKRESDTLKMFAAKLLLVASLIAIGTSVTATPQIDILGGYELFGLCVNNCAQCKKLYGEYFEGQRCAESCIKYRGKTIPDCEDTAYIAPFLNTLLSPKSVF